The proteins below come from a single Mucilaginibacter mali genomic window:
- a CDS encoding GIY-YIG nuclease family protein: protein MKNFIYIITDRNRNNLHVGMCTDLLKTLEFYSQMPTLFFDSSKHLTRLVYFEEINNEEMAMDRFKYVSTFTRAQKEKMIRSANADWMDLTKGLKLEQELYSRPVMRNTAPQARKSFAF, encoded by the coding sequence ATGAAGAACTTCATCTATATCATCACCGATCGTAACCGCAATAATCTACACGTTGGCATGTGCACCGATCTGCTAAAAACGTTAGAGTTTTACAGCCAGATGCCCACCCTATTTTTCGACAGCTCGAAGCACCTGACCAGGCTGGTTTACTTTGAAGAGATCAATAACGAAGAAATGGCAATGGACCGCTTTAAATATGTAAGCACTTTTACCCGTGCGCAAAAAGAGAAAATGATTCGCTCGGCCAATGCAGACTGGATGGATCTGACCAAGGGTTTAAAGTTAGAGCAGGAATTATACAGTCGCCCGGTTATGCGTAACACCGCGCCACAGGCCCGCAAAAGCTTCGCTTTTTAA
- a CDS encoding fumarylacetoacetate hydrolase family protein, whose protein sequence is MKLVSYKTEDREHLGIFANNHIYNLNSCDKLIPDNMNAFLQGGDELMDRAKKINADIISGKLEAKEELFFELLAPVPHPASCRDGYAFRQHVAAARRNRKVDMIAEFDQYPIFYFTNHNAVQGVGEIECMPDHFQKLDFELEVAIVIGKKGRNVTAAEADNYIAGYMIMNDMSARTLQMEEMLLNLGPAKGKDFSTVIGPWLVTPDELEQYKVPAKAGHTGNNYNLAMNCSVNGIQVSAGNMADMDWTFAEIIERCAYGCDILPGDVIGSGTVGTGCFLELNGTGLLNDPNYQTQWLQAGDLVEMDITGLGVLSNVIVASKSDFSILGLKK, encoded by the coding sequence ATGAAACTTGTATCCTATAAAACCGAAGACCGTGAGCACCTGGGCATTTTTGCCAACAACCATATCTATAACTTAAACTCGTGCGATAAACTGATCCCCGATAACATGAACGCCTTTTTACAGGGCGGCGACGAGTTGATGGACCGCGCGAAAAAGATCAATGCCGATATCATCTCGGGCAAGTTGGAAGCTAAAGAAGAACTATTTTTCGAACTGCTGGCCCCTGTGCCCCACCCTGCCTCCTGCCGCGATGGATACGCATTTCGTCAGCATGTAGCGGCCGCACGCCGTAATCGTAAGGTGGATATGATAGCCGAGTTTGATCAATATCCCATCTTCTATTTCACCAACCACAATGCCGTGCAAGGCGTGGGCGAGATAGAATGCATGCCCGATCACTTTCAAAAGCTTGATTTTGAACTGGAGGTGGCCATTGTTATCGGTAAAAAAGGCCGCAATGTTACTGCCGCCGAAGCCGATAATTACATAGCCGGTTACATGATCATGAACGATATGAGCGCCCGCACCCTGCAAATGGAAGAAATGTTGCTAAATCTTGGCCCGGCAAAAGGCAAAGACTTTAGCACCGTGATAGGCCCATGGCTGGTAACGCCCGATGAACTGGAACAATATAAAGTGCCCGCAAAAGCAGGCCATACCGGCAACAACTATAACCTGGCCATGAACTGCTCTGTAAACGGCATACAGGTATCGGCAGGGAATATGGCCGATATGGACTGGACATTTGCCGAGATCATCGAGCGTTGCGCTTACGGTTGCGATATACTGCCCGGCGATGTGATTGGCTCGGGCACGGTTGGCACCGGCTGCTTCCTTGAACTAAACGGTACAGGTTTGCTTAACGACCCTAACTATCAAACCCAATGGCTGCAAGCAGGTGATTTGGTAGAGATGGACATTACCGGGCTGGGCGTTTTAAGTAACGTGATCGTAGCCTCTAAAAGCGATTTTTCGATATTAGGGTTGAAGAAATAA
- a CDS encoding fasciclin domain-containing protein: MMKKACIIILLNLVTVAVFAQKVDSAKVNLIKPKGIKTTMVNGATMMGNLNIIQNVSKSGEHTQLLNAIKAAGLTLTFESKGPITIFAPTNAAFAKLPAGKLDTLLMPEHKLELSSLVTYHAIAGKVSAKDILHNIREHKGVANYVTLAGSKLAATIDANRNIVLTDETGGQCVISQFDVEQSNGMLHVINGVFVPKARAI, translated from the coding sequence ATGATGAAAAAGGCTTGTATAATTATCCTGTTGAACCTGGTTACCGTGGCCGTGTTTGCCCAAAAAGTTGATAGCGCTAAGGTAAACCTGATCAAACCGAAGGGTATTAAAACTACCATGGTAAATGGCGCAACTATGATGGGCAATCTTAACATCATTCAAAACGTATCTAAATCAGGAGAGCACACGCAATTGCTAAATGCCATAAAGGCTGCCGGACTTACTTTAACATTTGAGAGCAAAGGCCCTATTACCATATTTGCGCCAACCAATGCCGCTTTTGCTAAACTACCGGCCGGTAAATTAGACACCTTATTAATGCCCGAGCATAAATTGGAACTTAGCAGCCTGGTTACTTACCATGCCATAGCGGGAAAGGTAAGCGCTAAGGATATTTTACATAATATTCGTGAGCATAAGGGAGTAGCTAATTATGTTACGCTTGCTGGCAGTAAACTTGCCGCAACTATTGATGCCAACCGTAACATTGTTTTAACTGACGAGACCGGGGGGCAATGCGTCATCAGCCAGTTTGATGTAGAGCAAAGCAACGGGATGCTGCATGTAATAAATGGGGTTTTTGTCCCTAAAGCAAGGGCTATATAA
- a CDS encoding XRE family transcriptional regulator, producing the protein MSIISQNIKFLRKKKGLTQQAFADEVGIKRSLVGAYEEDRADPKYDLLKKLAVYFDVSLDDFINETIDENWAPKPKSEGSNLRILSITVDKEDNENIEMVPVKASAGYLNGYADPEYVSKLPKFYLPMFKQGTYRAFEINGDSMLPLQSGSIIIGEYLERWGDIKQGDTYVVVSKSEGVVYKRIGNKFKDNKKLKLVSDNPVYDPYEISGEDILEIWKAKGYFSTHLPEPTPEPTMESLTGMMTQMQRSIADLQKNSNN; encoded by the coding sequence ATGTCAATTATTTCACAAAATATTAAGTTCTTACGCAAAAAAAAGGGCCTTACCCAACAGGCTTTTGCCGATGAAGTAGGTATAAAACGCTCATTAGTAGGCGCTTATGAAGAGGATAGGGCGGATCCTAAGTATGATCTGCTAAAAAAATTAGCAGTTTACTTTGATGTAAGCCTGGACGACTTTATTAACGAAACAATTGACGAAAACTGGGCGCCTAAACCCAAAAGCGAGGGGAGTAACCTGCGTATCCTTAGTATCACCGTAGATAAGGAAGATAACGAAAATATAGAAATGGTACCGGTAAAGGCCAGCGCCGGCTACCTGAACGGCTATGCCGACCCGGAGTATGTATCCAAGCTGCCCAAGTTTTACCTGCCGATGTTTAAGCAGGGCACCTACCGCGCATTCGAGATCAATGGCGATTCGATGCTGCCGCTGCAATCGGGTAGTATTATTATAGGCGAATACCTGGAGCGCTGGGGAGATATTAAACAAGGCGACACTTATGTAGTGGTATCTAAAAGCGAGGGCGTAGTATATAAACGCATTGGTAATAAGTTTAAGGATAATAAAAAGCTGAAGCTGGTATCTGATAACCCGGTTTATGACCCGTACGAGATCAGCGGAGAGGATATCCTGGAGATATGGAAGGCGAAAGGTTATTTCAGTACCCATCTGCCTGAACCGACACCAGAGCCTACAATGGAAAGCCTGACAGGTATGATGACCCAAATGCAGCGATCGATTGCAGACCTGCAAAAAAACAGCAACAATTAA
- a CDS encoding SusC/RagA family TonB-linked outer membrane protein: protein MKKNLLNLLLLSFFAISSAFAQSRKITGSVTSADEGQPLPGVSIKIVGTNQGTQSNADGNFSLNVAAGAKSLQFSYLGYSTLTVPITSANTYTVKLQTDNKALSEIVVTGYGVQQKREVTGSIVSLKAVDIEDKPIQTMDRALQGRAAGVQVTSSSGQPGGGLSVVIRGTATINGTTQPLYIVDGVQLSTGGLSGQTSVNSLSSINPDDIESIEVLKDAASASIYGSLAGNGVVIITTKRGKAGKTTVNASAQFGEARNYNPYKTVSGADYFLLQKEAYENYNQRIGNAPGVGTAAAITASFPSGVLPANIPTYDYVKGITQTGKVGQYDLSFSGGDAKTKFFVAGSYNNTQGTIINSSFTRGTFRANVDHKVSDKFTMQAAINLTGSGEAGPSTNSGFFTNTPFTGAILTSPINPIYNADGSYNTATVGINAGNNIIQNVVQEVRTAGTFQTVSNLGLTYSILPELSFRAFGGLEFSDIRDVNYRPATIPIYAPLGSGVETYRRNINYNTSGTFNFTKKFGEHNFSAIAGFEYRSVTNRVESASSQGFPSPLLILVSSGSTPTAATSTFTGYRVAGFLGNAKYDYKGKYLFSANIRRDGSSRFGPNKKYGTFYGFSGGWNMMSESFMNNVKFISQLKPRVSYGVTGSQPTTDFTGLSLYGGGGQYGAPLAGGLRPAQLANPDFTWEKSTQIDLGLDYGFFNNRITGQFDIYRKKNTDLILGLTLPGDSGFTSYTVNAGAAQSEGIELQISSVNVDGPFKWTTNFNISWNRTKLLQLVNGLQQTGTFTYTVGSPLQNIYTQQWAGVNPADGRAMYYDINGNITYAPKTTDQRIIGNQLPRFYGGFGNTFTYAGFNLDVLLQYQYGNKSYLQTQQYLETSGDLANNQAASQLTRWTTPGQITSVPRPYVGSTGAEPGGVSVQTLSSRFVEDASYIRLKQVTLGYKLPKSVTDKVKVGSVSLFLQALNLATITHYRGDDPENTGNNLNFYPNARTLTAGINVKF from the coding sequence ATGAAGAAAAATTTACTCAATCTTCTTCTTTTGAGTTTTTTTGCCATTTCAAGTGCATTTGCTCAAAGTAGAAAAATTACGGGTAGTGTAACGAGTGCCGACGAGGGGCAACCGCTACCCGGGGTATCCATTAAAATTGTGGGTACTAACCAGGGCACACAAAGTAATGCCGATGGTAACTTTAGCCTCAATGTTGCAGCAGGCGCCAAATCGCTGCAATTCTCTTACTTAGGGTATTCAACACTTACTGTCCCTATTACATCTGCTAATACTTATACCGTAAAACTACAAACCGACAATAAAGCACTGAGCGAAATTGTGGTAACCGGTTACGGTGTGCAGCAAAAAAGAGAAGTAACAGGCTCCATCGTATCGTTGAAAGCTGTTGATATTGAAGACAAACCTATCCAAACCATGGACCGCGCCTTGCAGGGCCGCGCCGCCGGTGTGCAGGTAACTTCATCAAGCGGTCAGCCGGGTGGTGGTTTATCGGTGGTTATCCGCGGTACGGCTACTATCAACGGTACTACCCAGCCGCTTTACATTGTAGATGGTGTGCAACTTTCAACCGGCGGCCTGTCTGGTCAAACATCGGTTAACTCGCTGTCATCTATCAATCCTGACGATATCGAATCTATCGAAGTGCTGAAAGATGCGGCATCGGCTTCGATCTATGGTTCGTTAGCAGGTAACGGTGTGGTAATTATCACTACCAAACGCGGTAAGGCCGGCAAAACAACTGTTAATGCTTCAGCACAGTTTGGCGAGGCCCGTAACTACAATCCGTACAAAACCGTTAGCGGCGCCGATTACTTCCTGCTGCAAAAGGAAGCTTACGAGAACTATAACCAACGCATTGGTAATGCACCGGGCGTAGGTACTGCCGCTGCTATCACCGCTTCGTTTCCAAGCGGGGTATTGCCAGCAAACATCCCTACCTACGATTATGTGAAAGGTATTACACAAACCGGTAAAGTTGGCCAGTACGACCTTTCGTTTAGTGGTGGTGATGCTAAAACAAAATTCTTTGTAGCCGGTTCATACAACAATACACAGGGTACCATTATCAATTCATCATTTACCCGCGGTACTTTCCGTGCCAATGTTGATCATAAGGTATCTGATAAATTTACCATGCAGGCCGCCATCAACCTTACCGGTTCGGGCGAAGCTGGTCCGTCAACAAACTCAGGCTTCTTTACCAATACGCCATTTACCGGCGCTATACTTACCTCACCTATCAACCCAATTTATAATGCCGATGGTTCTTACAACACGGCTACAGTGGGTATTAACGCGGGTAATAACATTATACAAAACGTGGTTCAGGAAGTACGTACCGCAGGTACCTTCCAAACAGTTAGTAACCTGGGCTTAACATACAGCATTTTGCCCGAATTATCGTTCAGGGCATTCGGGGGTTTGGAGTTTTCAGATATCCGCGATGTTAACTATCGCCCGGCTACTATTCCAATTTACGCGCCGCTTGGCTCGGGTGTTGAAACCTACCGCCGTAATATTAACTACAATACCAGCGGTACTTTCAACTTCACTAAAAAATTTGGCGAGCATAACTTCTCGGCCATTGCCGGTTTCGAATACCGTTCGGTTACTAACCGTGTCGAATCAGCATCTTCACAAGGCTTCCCAAGCCCTCTGCTGATCCTGGTGAGCAGCGGTTCAACCCCAACTGCCGCAACATCAACCTTTACCGGTTACCGTGTGGCGGGCTTTTTGGGTAATGCAAAATACGATTACAAAGGCAAATACCTGTTCTCGGCCAATATCCGCCGCGATGGTTCATCAAGGTTCGGCCCCAACAAAAAATACGGTACTTTCTATGGTTTCTCCGGCGGTTGGAACATGATGTCAGAGTCTTTCATGAACAATGTGAAATTCATCAGCCAGTTAAAACCACGTGTTAGCTATGGTGTTACCGGTTCGCAGCCAACTACCGATTTTACCGGCCTTTCTTTATATGGTGGCGGTGGTCAGTACGGCGCTCCGCTGGCTGGTGGTTTAAGGCCCGCACAGTTGGCTAACCCCGATTTCACCTGGGAAAAATCAACCCAGATCGATCTTGGTTTAGATTATGGTTTCTTCAACAACCGCATTACCGGTCAGTTTGATATCTACCGTAAAAAGAATACCGACCTGATATTAGGTTTAACCCTGCCAGGCGACTCGGGCTTTACATCATACACCGTTAACGCCGGTGCCGCGCAAAGCGAAGGTATCGAGTTACAGATCAGCTCGGTTAACGTTGATGGTCCTTTTAAATGGACTACCAACTTCAATATTTCATGGAACCGCACCAAACTGTTACAACTGGTTAACGGCTTACAGCAAACCGGTACCTTTACCTATACAGTAGGCAGCCCGCTGCAAAACATCTATACCCAACAATGGGCTGGTGTTAACCCGGCAGACGGCCGCGCCATGTATTATGATATTAATGGTAATATCACCTATGCACCAAAAACTACCGATCAGCGTATTATTGGCAACCAGTTGCCACGCTTTTATGGTGGCTTTGGAAACACCTTTACTTATGCAGGCTTTAACCTTGATGTATTACTGCAATACCAATATGGCAACAAATCGTACCTGCAAACCCAGCAATACCTTGAAACATCGGGCGATTTGGCTAACAACCAGGCAGCAAGCCAGCTAACCCGCTGGACAACTCCGGGCCAGATCACTTCGGTACCACGCCCTTATGTAGGCAGTACCGGTGCCGAACCAGGTGGTGTATCGGTACAAACCCTGTCGAGCAGGTTTGTTGAGGATGCTTCATACATCCGTTTAAAACAAGTTACTTTAGGTTATAAGCTGCCAAAATCGGTAACTGATAAAGTAAAAGTAGGTTCGGTATCACTGTTCCTGCAGGCATTAAATCTGGCTACTATTACCCACTACAGGGGTGATGATCCGGAAAATACCGGCAACAACCTGAACTTCTATCCTAACGCCAGGACACTTACCGCAGGTATTAACGTTAAATTCTAA
- a CDS encoding RagB/SusD family nutrient uptake outer membrane protein yields the protein MNKKIFVVSLIIMLSSSFTACKKILDIQPQNQISTEAALKDVSGYYALLISVYDRMQSYTFWGRDMALEGDALADNIYTVTALAGGRYTTVNTNTRGAHYNIWTQAYAAINDLNNIIAGIDAAPAVGNTQLLQQAQVKAEAYALRGMIYFDIARVYGFEPNKVPTTGTDASFDKSAVIRLTPTTSFDQASSINRSTITQTYTQIESDLNKAIATFKASYSFTTVKKPTNPYHINESATHAFLGKLYLYWEKYPQAVTEFDNALDPTITPSTLAPITAGTYNAAFKKIPNPESLLELYYNQSVEVVGVTGSNDAPFTYTQPTGYNAANVATFAGQTASAELVALFEANDDRKGMFFNSRTTTNTNVYTWANKYSGAGGAFTDNILMMRYSDIILMKAEALANQTQYVAAAALVTTLRTARNATLAVPTDASLLTFIQTERRRELFFEGHRWFDLKRLGNGITKPALTAVGTIAATDYRLLAPLPTAEVTLNPALPQNPNY from the coding sequence ATGAATAAGAAAATATTTGTAGTATCTCTAATCATCATGCTGTCGTCGTCGTTTACGGCCTGCAAAAAGATATTAGATATACAACCGCAGAACCAGATCAGTACTGAGGCTGCGTTAAAGGATGTAAGCGGCTATTACGCTTTATTAATATCGGTTTACGACAGGATGCAATCGTACACTTTCTGGGGCCGCGATATGGCTTTGGAAGGCGATGCCCTGGCCGATAACATTTATACCGTTACCGCGCTGGCAGGCGGCCGTTACACTACGGTTAACACCAACACCCGTGGCGCCCACTACAACATCTGGACACAGGCTTACGCCGCCATTAACGACCTGAACAACATTATTGCAGGTATTGATGCAGCACCTGCTGTTGGTAATACGCAATTATTACAACAGGCACAGGTTAAAGCTGAAGCTTACGCGCTGCGCGGCATGATCTATTTTGATATTGCACGTGTATATGGTTTCGAACCTAATAAAGTACCAACTACAGGTACCGATGCAAGTTTTGATAAAAGCGCTGTTATACGCTTAACGCCAACCACAAGCTTCGATCAGGCCAGTTCGATCAACCGCTCTACCATCACCCAAACTTATACCCAGATAGAGAGCGATCTGAACAAGGCTATCGCTACCTTTAAAGCCAGCTACTCTTTTACAACTGTTAAAAAGCCAACCAACCCTTACCATATTAACGAGAGCGCTACACACGCGTTTTTAGGTAAGCTTTATTTGTACTGGGAAAAGTATCCACAAGCTGTTACCGAGTTTGATAACGCGCTTGATCCTACTATCACTCCAAGCACACTGGCACCAATTACAGCAGGTACTTATAATGCCGCCTTTAAAAAGATCCCTAACCCCGAATCATTACTTGAACTATATTATAACCAATCGGTTGAAGTGGTTGGCGTAACCGGCAGCAACGATGCTCCATTTACCTATACCCAGCCTACCGGTTATAACGCGGCTAACGTGGCTACTTTTGCAGGTCAAACCGCATCCGCCGAACTGGTTGCCCTGTTTGAAGCTAACGACGACCGTAAAGGCATGTTCTTTAACAGCCGTACCACTACCAACACCAATGTTTATACCTGGGCCAACAAATATTCGGGCGCTGGTGGTGCCTTTACCGATAACATCCTGATGATGCGCTATTCAGACATCATCCTGATGAAGGCTGAAGCGCTGGCTAATCAAACACAATACGTAGCCGCTGCAGCGCTGGTTACTACCCTGCGTACTGCACGTAACGCTACCCTCGCGGTACCTACAGATGCATCGCTGTTAACTTTCATACAAACTGAAAGAAGAAGGGAGTTGTTTTTTGAAGGCCACCGCTGGTTCGATTTGAAACGCCTGGGCAACGGTATCACCAAACCGGCACTTACCGCGGTTGGCACCATCGCTGCTACCGATTACAGGTTACTGGCACCACTGCCAACAGCCGAAGTTACTTTAAACCCGGCGTTGCCGCAAAACCCTAACTATTAA
- a CDS encoding 3-hydroxyacyl-CoA dehydrogenase family protein, whose amino-acid sequence MKNITVIGSGTMGNGIAHVFAQHGFKVQLVDMKPEALDKAMNTILTNLDRQVKKGVITEDIKTDTLSNINPGTDLAAAVSNADLVVEAATENPEIKLGIFKQISDLCGPDTILATNTSSISITRIAAVTKAPGNVIGMHFMNPVPVMQLVEVIRGYATTNEVTQKVMDLSRQLNKVPVEVNDYPGFVANRILMPMINEAIYTLFEGVAGVYEIDTVMKLGMAHPMGPLQLADFIGLDVCLAILNVLYDGLGNTKYAPCPLLVNMVTAGHLGAKSGSGFYKYTPGSKELVVADKFSKG is encoded by the coding sequence ATGAAAAACATCACAGTAATTGGTTCCGGAACAATGGGCAACGGGATAGCCCATGTATTTGCTCAGCATGGTTTTAAAGTGCAGCTGGTTGATATGAAACCCGAGGCTTTGGACAAGGCGATGAACACTATTTTGACCAATTTAGACAGGCAGGTAAAAAAAGGTGTTATAACAGAGGATATTAAAACCGATACACTAAGTAATATTAATCCGGGTACCGATCTGGCCGCCGCCGTTAGTAATGCCGACCTGGTTGTAGAGGCCGCTACCGAAAACCCCGAGATTAAACTTGGTATATTTAAACAAATAAGCGATTTATGTGGCCCCGATACCATTTTGGCTACTAATACCTCTTCTATTAGTATTACCCGCATAGCCGCCGTTACCAAAGCGCCGGGTAATGTAATAGGTATGCACTTTATGAACCCGGTACCGGTAATGCAACTGGTTGAGGTAATACGAGGCTATGCTACTACTAACGAGGTTACCCAAAAAGTAATGGACCTGAGCCGCCAGCTAAATAAAGTACCGGTTGAGGTGAACGATTACCCGGGCTTTGTGGCCAACCGCATTTTAATGCCGATGATAAACGAGGCTATTTATACCTTATTTGAGGGCGTGGCCGGCGTATACGAAATTGATACTGTGATGAAACTGGGTATGGCCCACCCAATGGGCCCACTGCAACTGGCCGACTTTATTGGCCTGGATGTTTGCCTGGCTATATTAAATGTATTGTACGATGGTTTGGGTAACACCAAATACGCGCCTTGTCCGCTGCTGGTAAATATGGTTACTGCCGGGCATTTGGGAGCAAAATCGGGCAGCGGCTTTTATAAATATACCCCGGGCAGTAAAGAATTGGTTGTTGCAGATAAGTTTAGCAAAGGTTAA
- a CDS encoding aminotransferase class I/II-fold pyridoxal phosphate-dependent enzyme: protein MKKADQFIQAKLQERQEAGNYRQLKPETGLMDFCSNDYLGFARSAKLRDAIDQELADRPTVLNGSTGSRLLAGNTDYAEKLEAEIAGVHGYEAGLIYNSGYDTNLGLFSSLPQKGDTIITDELVHASIIDGCRLSHAERFRFKHNDINSLEDKLQRAKGNIYIAIESIYSMDGDVAPLIAIAAIAEKYKAHLIVDEAHATGVFGYGLVHQLGLQGKVFAQVVTFGKALGCHGAIVLGSNLLRDYLINFSRSFIYTTAAPFHQLASVKMAYRLLQQNDMHARLLHHHINYFKANFTNKYYRLIPSDSSIQCIIMGSNDKAKALAGLLQSGGFDVRPILSPTVAAGSERVRICIHSYNTELEIAGLLAIINTFTA, encoded by the coding sequence TTGAAAAAAGCAGATCAGTTTATACAAGCCAAACTACAGGAAAGGCAGGAAGCCGGGAATTACCGCCAGCTGAAGCCCGAAACAGGCTTGATGGATTTCTGCTCTAACGATTACCTGGGCTTTGCGCGATCGGCAAAATTGCGAGATGCCATTGATCAGGAATTAGCAGATCGTCCAACGGTTTTAAATGGCTCAACAGGATCAAGATTATTGGCAGGTAATACAGATTACGCGGAAAAACTGGAAGCGGAAATAGCAGGTGTCCATGGCTACGAAGCCGGGTTGATCTATAACTCGGGATATGACACCAATCTTGGACTGTTTTCGTCGCTGCCACAAAAAGGCGATACCATTATCACTGATGAACTGGTGCATGCCTCCATTATTGATGGTTGCAGGCTAAGCCATGCAGAACGCTTCCGTTTTAAGCATAATGATATCAATAGTCTTGAAGATAAACTACAACGGGCAAAAGGAAATATTTATATAGCAATTGAAAGCATCTACTCCATGGATGGAGATGTTGCCCCGTTAATAGCTATTGCCGCGATAGCTGAAAAATATAAGGCCCATTTAATTGTAGATGAGGCACACGCCACGGGCGTCTTCGGCTATGGTTTGGTTCATCAACTTGGCTTGCAGGGTAAAGTTTTTGCCCAGGTGGTAACTTTTGGCAAGGCCCTGGGCTGCCATGGCGCTATTGTGTTGGGCAGCAATTTACTGCGCGATTATCTTATTAATTTTTCCCGGTCGTTTATTTATACCACTGCCGCGCCCTTTCATCAGTTGGCATCGGTTAAAATGGCTTATCGCTTATTGCAGCAAAATGATATGCACGCTCGGTTACTTCATCATCACATCAACTATTTCAAGGCCAACTTTACTAATAAATACTACCGGCTAATACCCAGCGATAGCTCCATCCAGTGCATTATAATGGGGAGTAACGATAAAGCAAAAGCATTGGCAGGGCTATTACAGTCGGGTGGATTTGATGTGCGCCCTATACTTAGCCCAACCGTTGCAGCAGGGAGTGAACGAGTACGGATCTGCATCCACAGTTATAATACCGAACTCGAAATTGCCGGATTATTAGCCATCATTAATACTTTTACAGCATGA
- a CDS encoding YXWGXW repeat-containing protein, with amino-acid sequence MKTTSKLILGLALAGSMLAGCAGSYYVAEQPVEPVYTRPVAPYEGAVWVSGEWSWRGGRYVYTNGYWTRPRNNRVWVSGSWERGGNGYYWRRGHWR; translated from the coding sequence ATGAAAACTACAAGTAAATTAATATTGGGATTAGCCCTTGCCGGAAGCATGCTTGCCGGATGCGCTGGCAGTTATTATGTGGCCGAACAGCCCGTTGAACCTGTTTATACCCGTCCGGTTGCACCATACGAAGGCGCGGTTTGGGTATCGGGCGAATGGAGCTGGCGCGGCGGGCGATATGTATATACCAATGGCTACTGGACCCGCCCACGGAATAACCGGGTATGGGTATCCGGATCGTGGGAGCGGGGCGGAAATGGCTACTACTGGCGCCGCGGGCACTGGAGATAA
- the bioD gene encoding dethiobiotin synthase, with protein sequence MSKPIFITGIGTDVGKTVASAILVEALQADYWKPVQSGDLDNSDTMKVQRLISNTKSVFHPEAYRLTQPFSPHKSADLDGVEINIDQIVAPKTTNRLLIEGAGGLMVPLNNKHFIIDLIARLEAEVILVSRNYLGSINHTLLSIDVLKNRGINIKAIVFNGLTDKYSESAIALYAGEDVPVYRIGELTEINRQSIAAEAEKFKANYNI encoded by the coding sequence ATGAGCAAACCGATATTTATTACCGGCATAGGCACTGATGTGGGCAAAACCGTTGCATCGGCCATATTGGTTGAGGCCCTGCAGGCCGATTACTGGAAGCCCGTACAATCCGGCGATCTGGATAATAGTGATACGATGAAAGTGCAGCGCTTGATCAGTAACACCAAATCGGTATTTCACCCCGAGGCTTATCGCTTAACGCAACCATTCTCGCCACATAAGTCGGCCGATCTGGATGGGGTGGAGATAAACATTGATCAGATCGTCGCCCCTAAAACAACTAACCGATTGCTTATAGAAGGGGCAGGGGGACTAATGGTACCCTTAAATAATAAGCATTTCATTATCGATCTTATCGCCAGGCTTGAAGCCGAAGTAATATTGGTATCGCGCAATTACCTGGGTAGCATTAACCATACCTTGCTATCAATTGATGTGCTGAAGAACAGGGGGATCAATATAAAGGCCATTGTATTTAATGGCCTTACAGATAAATATTCAGAAAGTGCAATTGCCCTGTATGCAGGTGAAGATGTTCCAGTATATCGCATTGGAGAACTGACTGAAATTAACCGGCAAAGCATTGCTGCCGAAGCGGAAAAATTTAAAGCGAATTATAATATATAA